TTATTGATATTGTCTTGTATTTGCTGACCAAAAGGAATCGTTTTGTAATTACCCTCGGGTACGAGTGTAAATACGGGGTTTATAGTAGTAGGTGATGTGTAGAAGTAACCTATTTGCCTTTCCATCAAATTGTTGGGAGTTGTATTTTCCATTGCCGCACCCGAATATCCCGAACCTATTGAACCTTCGATGCTCAATGTTGGTAGCAGCATGCCGTAGGCTTGCTTGTATTGCATTTTGCTACTTTGCACTCTAAGTTCCGAAGCTTTTATTTCGGGTTTGTTTTGAACAGCGTACAAGTAGATGCTTTCAGCATTGAGCAAGTTTTCCGAAGATAATTTATTTAAGTCAATTTGTGGAACTTCAACTCTAAAGTTGGTGTCGTAAGGCATGTTTAACAATTGCATTAAGGACAGATACGCAAGGTCTAAAGAGTTTTTTGCATCAACTATTTGAGAGTTTTCTTTAGCCAATTGCGACTCAATGTCGTACAATTCGCCTTTGGTAGCCGAGCCGGCATCTACAAGCGTTTTTATTCGTTGTGTTTGTAGTAAAGTGCTTTCGTTCGATGTAGTAAGAATGTTTAAATTTTCGGTAGCAAATAAAATTTGCAGATAAGCCGAAGCTACTAAAACCGATATTTCTTCTTCGGCTTTTTGCAAGTCGTATTTTTGTGCGTTGAGTTCAATTTTCGATTGCTTATATCTGTTTGCACGGTTTAGTCCGTTGAAAATAACCAATGATGAACTCAAATAAAAGTTATCGGTCTGTACTCTGTTTGTAGCAAAGCTGTTGGTGTAGCGGTCTACGGTTTGTCCCCAATTGTAACCGTGAAATGCACCTGCATTTACAGTAGGTAAAAAATTCAGTTTGCTTGAAGTGATGTCGTATTCGGAGTTTCTGATTTGCAATAATTGTTGCTTAAGCTGAATATTGTTGTCTATAGCGTAATCTATGCATTGTTCCAAACTGAATACCTGTTGCGAAAATATTTTGTTATGGCTCAACAGCAAAACAAGCAGCAAAAACAAAGCAGCTAAGTGTGCGGTTTTAACTTTCATTATTTATATTTTTTTGTAAAAACTGTCATAAAACAGACCTTACAAAAGTAAAAGATTTTTGTAAAAATCCATATAATAAAAAAAGTTAATTGTGGCGATGATTAAAATTAGCTATTGGCTTTTAGCCGTTGGCTGTTGGTTTTTAGTCTTTAGCCTTTGGCTCTTGGCTTTTGGCAGAATAAAATTAGAAGTTAGAAGTCAGAAGGTAGAAGTGGGAATTCACTGTTATTAAACTCCATTTCTAATTTCTGACTTCTAATTTCTAAAACCCCGTAACTCGCACCCCGTAACTCGAACGATTAACATTATGTGAGTTGCTTATCTAAACCCAATTTTTTCGACTTCATTGCTTGTATTTGTTCTAAATATATCTGATGATTTCTCTTTTTGCATAATTTTCTAAACAAATAAATCAAAGTTGATAAAAAACCAATGTCAATAAAGGTGCTGAAACAATAAAAAATTATAGGAAATTCATCGTCAATTGTAAAACCTAAACTGATGAACATTGAAGCTATAATTAACGAAGCATATATTACCAATAAAGTTCCAATATTTCTTTTTTTTCCTACTTCACGTACCAGTAACCCGGAAATTAGAAATAATATTGGAAGAGCAAGAGTTATGATAATTGATAAAAACATAAATTTGCTACCAAAGGATAATTCTGCTATAGCGTCTAGTGGAACCAACATAAAGAACAACAAAGCTGCTACATTTAGTAAAACAATTTTTTGTTGATAAAATTCTTGAATATATACCTTCATTAAATGTAATACACAACCAAGTGAAATATTCCATAGAGCAAAAACAAGCTTTTCGGGTATTTTAATAAGCAAATTTACATCGGCTTTTGTTAGTTCAAAATTAATGCTGATGAGAGATAATATAATTGCAAAGTAACATAGCACGGTAATTAAGCGTGCTTTGTCATATATCTTAAGTTTTTCTACCATGATAATTAGTTTTAGAAATTTTACCTACTCTATTTAACGGTTTTCGGCTTTTCCGTTTTTAATTATTTTATCTATACTTTATATTATATTTTTTGTTGAAAATATTGAACAAGAGTCTTCTTTACCAGTTGTTCTTAAATACTCGTAATGTTTAGGAAGCCATTGAGGTGTTTCCTTAAGTACGATTATTTTATTTCTATCTTCTTGTTCTTTCATTCGTTCAATTATTGTTGTGTCATAAGCCATATCTGCAATTTAGCTTTCGATCCCATATTATCGATATTAAAACATCGAAATGTTTTAACGCAAAGGTAATCTATTTCTTTATTTATGCAAATATATTTCATTCTATTTCGATTTATTTTTTATGATTAAAACAGTAAAATTATTCAATCACCATGTATAACCCTAAAACACTGTGTTTCATAAAATAATTACTTGGTTTGAATAGATTTTTTTGTAGAGTATGCCAAAAGATTTTCCGAATTATGATATGCGTATCATTTTCGTAGTTTGGCATAGCTTGTGCTAGTTTGGCTATTTTCTCAAGAGCGAGAAAATAGCCCTTTTTTATTAGTTTAAAACATATCTTGCTGTAATTCTGCTTTTTCTTATTGCATGAGACATTTCTCTAAAATTCATACTCAAAATTGTTAAATAAACAATGTCAACACTGGTACCCACAATGTAAAACCATAAAGGGACTTGACCTTTAAGCGCAAAGTATAAACTTAGGAGTATCGATACCATAATTAATAGGGCATAGGTTATTATTAAAGTTCCAATAGTTCGTTTTTTCCCTACTTCAAGTACCTGTATTCCGGAAATTAGAAACAATATTGGAATAACAAGAGTTAACAGA
The genomic region above belongs to Lentimicrobiaceae bacterium and contains:
- a CDS encoding TolC family protein, whose product is MKVKTAHLAALFLLLVLLLSHNKIFSQQVFSLEQCIDYAIDNNIQLKQQLLQIRNSEYDITSSKLNFLPTVNAGAFHGYNWGQTVDRYTNSFATNRVQTDNFYLSSSLVIFNGLNRANRYKQSKIELNAQKYDLQKAEEEISVLVASAYLQILFATENLNILTTSNESTLLQTQRIKTLVDAGSATKGELYDIESQLAKENSQIVDAKNSLDLAYLSLMQLLNMPYDTNFRVEVPQIDLNKLSSENLLNAESIYLYAVQNKPEIKASELRVQSSKMQYKQAYGMLLPTLSIEGSIGSGYSGAAMENTTPNNLMERQIGYFYTSPTTINPVFTLVPEGNYKTIPFGQQIQDNINKSVRISLAIPIFNGFNTQTSVKKAKINQLNAEYMLENEKLNLQKRIQQAHFDAQSAWNKYQAAVLSEKSAQEAYKYASERFDLKMIKTTDYNISKNNLQNSEAELIKAKYDYVFKTLILQYFMGKPLKIL